The Lycium barbarum isolate Lr01 chromosome 10, ASM1917538v2, whole genome shotgun sequence genome includes a region encoding these proteins:
- the LOC132614108 gene encoding large ribosomal subunit protein mL101 (rPPR4), producing the protein MTSFIQKFSMKTKNIGKRSTKKYLEDALYKNLFKEGGEENHVRKNLNEFLKSHKSAYKWEVGKSLKVLRQRKLYAPALKLSETMEKRGMNKTINDQAIHLDLVAKSKGIEAAESYFLNLPEASKDLVTYCALLNCYCKELMTEKAEALMEKMKELNLSLSSMPYNSLMTLYIKTGHPEKIPAIIQEMKAYDVMPDSFTYNVWMRALSSVNDISGVERVIDEMKRDGRVAEDWTTYSNLASIYADAGLADKAVKALKELEKKNACRNLTAYQFLITLYGRVGNLLEVYRVWRSLRLAFPRTANISYLNMIQVLVNLNDLPGAEKCFKEWESGCPTYDIRVANVLIRAYTKQGSMEKAEELKERARRSGAKPNAKTWEIFMDYYLQNGDIKSAIDCVDKAVSIGRGDGGKWFPSSATVTKFMSHFEQNKDVAGAEHFMEILKKAKDELGVDIFESLLRTYVASEKTSPIMRRRIKMENIELTDEGKRLLDAISVE; encoded by the exons ATGACGTCGTTTATACAGAAATTCTCTATGAAAACGAAGAACATTGGGAAAAGATCAACAAAGAAGTACTTAGAAGATGCACTTTACAAAAATCTATTCAAAGAAGGTGGTGAAGAAAATCATGTCAGGAAAAATCTGAATGAATTCTTGAAATCACACAAAAGTGCTTATAAATGGGAAGTTGGAAAATCCCTTAAAGTTTTACGTCAACGCAAACTTTATGCTCCAGCACTCAAG TTATCAGAAACAATGGAAAAAAGGGGCATGAACAAGACCATTAATGATCAAGCTATACATCTAGATCTTGTTGCCAAGAGTAAAGGGATTGAAGCAGCAGAGAGCTATTTTCTGAATCTCCCAGAGGCATCGAAAGATCTTGTCACTTATTGTGCTCTTCTGAACTGCTATTGCAAGGAATTAATGACTGAAAAAGCTGAGGCTTTGATGGAGAAAATGAAAGAACTTAACTTAAGTTTAAGCTCTATGCCTTACAACAGCTTGATGACTCTTTACATAAAAACTGGGCACCCAGAAAAAATTCCAGCCATTATTCAAGAAATGAAGGCCTATGACGTTATGCCAGATTCTTTCACCTACAACGTCTGGATGAGGGCTCTTTCTTCTGTGAATGATATTTCTGGGGTTGAGAGGGTTATTGATGAAATGAAGAGGGATGGCCGTGTTGCTGAAGATTGGACTACATATAGTAATTTGGCATCAATCTATGCAGATGCTGGCTTAGCTGATAAAGCAGTGAAGGCACTCAAGGAACTGGAGAAGAAAAATGCATGCCGCAATTTAACTGCTTACCAGTTTCTGATCACATTGTATGGCCGTGTTGGAAACTTGCTTGAAGTATATCGTGTATGGCGTTCTTTGAGGCTTGCTTTTCCCAGAACAGCAAACATAAGCTATCTTAACATGATCCAAGTTTTGGTTAACTTGAATGACTTACCGGGTGCTGAGAAATGCTTCAAGGAATGGGAGTCTGGGTGCCCAACTTATGACATACGTGTAGCAAATGTTCTTATAAGAGCTTACACTAAGCAAGGTTCCATGGAGAAAGCTGAAGAACTCAAGGAACGGGCCAGAAGGAGTGGAGCTAAGCCCAATGCTAAGACATGGGAGATTTTCATGGATTATTATCTGCAAAATGGGGATATCAAGTCAGCAATTGACTGTGTTGACAAAGCAGTTTCAATTGGAAGGGGTGATGGTGGAAAGTGGTTTCCATCATCTGCCACCGTCACAAAATTCATGAGTCATTTTGAACAAAATAAAGATGTCGCTGGTGCAGAACACTTTATGGAAATTTTGAAGAAGGCTAAGGATGAGTTGGGGGTTGACATATTTGAATCTTTGTTAAGAACTTATGTAGCTTCTGAAAAAACAAGTCCTATCATGCGTCGGCGGATTAAAATGGAGAACATAGAGCTGACCGATGAAGGTAAAAGATTGCTCGATGCCATCTCCGTGGAGTGA
- the LOC132613482 gene encoding calcium-dependent protein kinase 1-like, translated as MGNTCVGPSITRNGIFQSISAAMWRTGSPDDTASTTTNGESVRVETPTSVKETDLPNLPVQDKPPEHITMPKPEKKEEEKPKKTKKPAEMKRVASAGLRTDSVLQKKTGNLKEFFSIGKKLGQGQFGTTFLCTEKATGKQYACKSIAKRKLLTDDDVEDVRREVQIMHHLAGHPHVISIKGAYEDAIAVHLVMECCAGGELFDRIIQRGHYTERKAAELTRTIVGVVEACHSLGVMHRDLKPENFLFVDQKEDSLLKTIDFGLSIFFKPGDKFTDVVGSPYYVAPEVLRKRYGPEADVWSAGVIIYILLSGVPPFWAENEQGIFEQVLHGDLDFTSDPWPSISEGAKDLMRRMLVRDPKKRLTAHEVLCHPWVQVDGVAPDKPLDSAVLSRMKQFSAMNKLKKMALRVIAESLSEEEIAGLKEMFRMIDTDNSGQITFEELKDGLKKFGSTLKESEIYDLMQAADVDNSGTIDYGEFIAATLHLNKIEREDHLFAAFSYFDKDGSGYITADELQHACEEFGIGDVRMEEMIREADQDNDGRIDYNEFVAMMQMGNPVLGGAKKGLEHSFSIGFREALKL; from the exons ATGGGGAACACTTGTGTAGGACCAAGTATTACTAGAAATGGAATTTTTCAGTCAATTTCAGCAGCAATGTGGCGAACCGGATCGCCTGATGATACTGCTTCCACCACTACTAATGGTGAAAGTGTTAGAGTTGAAACACCAACTTCTGTTAAAGAAACTGATTTACCTAATTTGCCAGTTCAAGATAAGCCACCAGAACATATAACAATGCCTAAGccagaaaagaaagaggaagagaaaCCTAAAAAAACGAAAAAGCCGGCTGAAATGAAGAGGGTAGCAAGTGCTGGACTTAGGACTGATTCTGTTTTACAGAAGAAAACTGGCAACTTAAAGGAGTTTTTCAGTATAGGAAAGAAATTAGGACAAGGGCAGTTTGGTACTACATTTCTTTGTACTGAAAAAGCGACAGGGAAGCAGTACGCTTGCAAATCGATTGCTAAGAGGAAGTTGTTAACAGATGATGATGTGGAAGATGTTAGAAGGGAAGTGCAGATAATGCACCACTTAGCAGGTCATCCTCATGTTATATCGATAAAAGGAGCTTATGAGGATGCTATAGCTGTTCATCTTGTTATGGAGTGTTGTGCTGGGGGTGAACTTTTCGATAGGATTATTCAGCGAGGGCATTATACGGAAAGAAAAGCAGCTGAGCTCACAAGGACTATTGTTGGAGTTGTAGAAGCTTGTCACTCTCTTGGTGTCATGCATCGTGATCTTAAGCCTGAGAATTTTCTTTTTGTTGATCAGAAGGAGGATTCACTTCTCAAAACAATTGATTTTGGGTTATCAATATTCTTCAAACCAG GCGACAAATTTACTGACGTTGTTGGCAGCCCGTATTATGTTGCACCAGAAGTTCTCCGAAAACGTTATGGTCCTGAAGCTGATGTCTGGAGTGCTGGTGTAATTATCTACATCTTATTAAGTGGAGTACCTCCTTTCTGGGCTG AAAATGAGCAAGGAATATTTGAACAAGTCCTGCACGGTGATCTCGACTTCACATCAGACCCATGGCCAAGTATTTCAGAAGGTGCAAAAGACTTGATGAGGAGAATGCTCGTTCGAGATCCAAAAAAGCGTTTAACTGCACATGAAGTTTTAT GCCATCCATGGGTTCAAGTTGATGGTGTGGCTCCTGATAAGCCTCTGGATTCTGCAGTTCTGAGTAGAATGAAGCAATTTTCTGCAATGAACAAGCTCAAGAAAATGGCTTTGAGA GTCATTGCTGAAAGCCTTTCCGAAGAAGAAATTGCCGGTCTTAAAGAAATGTTCAGGATGATAGACACAGACAATAGCGGTCAAATAACTTTTGAGGAGCTCAAAGATGGATTAAAAAAATTTGGCTCTACTCTGAAGGAGTCCGAGATCTATGATCTTATGCAGGCT GCTGATGTTGATAACAGCGGAACAATTGATTATGGTGAATTTATAGCTGCAACATTACATCTTAACAAAATTGAAAGAGAAGACCATCTTTTTGCTGCTTTCTCATACTTTGATAAAGATGGAAGCGGCTACATCACCGCAGATGAACTTCAACATGCTTGTGAAGAATTTGGCATTGGAGATGTTCGCATGGAAGAAATGATCAGAGAAGCTGACCAGGACAAT GACGGACGCATTGATTACAATGAGTTTGTTGCTATGATGCAAATGGGAAATCCAGTGCTTGGTGGTGCAAAGAAAGGTTTAGAGCATAGTTTCAGCATTGGATTCAGAGAAGCACTAAAACTATAG